A window from Azoarcus sp. DD4 encodes these proteins:
- a CDS encoding TIGR00730 family Rossman fold protein — MDTNKLKVRNFPSAHDEAVAPKPATPYDGPGSSFRMAFTDNEFLLRDELRPVRLQLELMKPELIQQDQGVASTIVVFGSARFKPRDVAETMLADAAASGDEAAIARAERTLRMSHYYEQARRFGELVTRESDALGEPVIISTGGGPGIMEAGNRGAYEAGGRSMGMNIYLPFEEAPNPYITPELCFQFHYFAIRKMHFLMRAVALVSFPGGFGTLDELFEAMTLTQTRKIRRRPIILFGREFWERLINFDVLVEDGVISPEDLDLFQYVETAEEAWEAIKLAYRIDDPKLTARQLKTV, encoded by the coding sequence ATGGATACCAACAAGCTCAAGGTCCGCAATTTTCCTTCCGCGCATGACGAAGCGGTCGCGCCCAAGCCTGCCACGCCCTACGACGGCCCCGGCAGCTCCTTCCGCATGGCCTTTACCGACAACGAGTTCCTGCTGCGCGACGAGCTGCGTCCGGTGCGGCTGCAGCTGGAACTGATGAAACCCGAACTGATCCAGCAGGACCAGGGTGTTGCCTCGACCATCGTCGTGTTCGGCAGCGCCCGCTTCAAACCCAGGGACGTGGCCGAGACCATGCTGGCCGATGCCGCGGCCAGCGGCGACGAGGCGGCGATCGCCCGGGCCGAGCGCACCCTGCGGATGTCGCACTACTACGAGCAGGCACGCCGCTTCGGCGAACTGGTCACGCGCGAATCCGATGCGCTCGGCGAGCCGGTGATCATTTCCACCGGCGGCGGCCCGGGCATCATGGAGGCCGGCAACCGCGGCGCCTACGAGGCCGGCGGGCGCAGCATGGGCATGAACATCTACCTGCCCTTCGAGGAGGCGCCCAATCCCTACATCACGCCCGAGCTGTGCTTCCAGTTTCACTACTTCGCCATCCGCAAGATGCACTTCCTGATGCGGGCGGTGGCGCTGGTGAGTTTCCCCGGCGGTTTCGGCACGCTGGACGAACTCTTCGAGGCGATGACGCTGACGCAGACGCGCAAGATCCGCCGCCGGCCCATCATCCTGTTCGGGCGCGAGTTCTGGGAGCGCCTGATCAACTTCGACGTGCTGGTGGAGGACGGCGTGATCAGTCCGGAAGACCTCGACCTGTTCCAGTACGTGGAAACCGCCGAGGAAGCCTGGGAGGCGATCAAGCTGGCCTACCGCATCGACGATCCCAAACTCACCGCCCGCCAGCTCAAGACGGTGTGA
- a CDS encoding bacteriohemerythrin: MAIVWTSDLDTGITVIDQQHRRIVDYINQMEGAQAKQDRTMVGKVLDELVDYTLSHFAFEESLQEEAGYRFVKPHRKVHELFVRRVNEYRDRFNAGENVAEETHKLLSAWLINHIKRDDADYISSVKPQLDAITTDDRKEGWVARALGRFFR, translated from the coding sequence GTGGCCATCGTGTGGACCAGCGACCTCGATACCGGAATCACCGTCATCGATCAGCAGCACCGGCGCATCGTCGATTACATCAACCAGATGGAAGGCGCGCAGGCCAAGCAGGATCGCACCATGGTCGGCAAGGTGCTCGACGAACTGGTCGACTACACGCTGTCGCACTTCGCCTTCGAGGAGAGCCTGCAGGAAGAGGCCGGCTATCGCTTCGTCAAGCCGCACAGGAAAGTGCACGAACTCTTCGTGCGCCGGGTGAACGAATACCGCGACCGCTTCAACGCCGGCGAGAACGTCGCCGAGGAAACCCACAAGCTGCTCAGCGCCTGGCTGATCAACCACATCAAGCGCGACGACGCCGACTACATCAGCTCGGTCAAGCCGCAGCTGGACGCCATCACCACCGACGACCGCAAGGAAGGCTGGGTCGCCCGCGCGCTCGGCCGCTTCTTCCGCTGA
- a CDS encoding tetratricopeptide repeat-containing protein, whose translation MKGTCFVIQGFGKKTDYTDGRILDLDASYEIIREAVEAAGLDCVRADEIVHSGTIDKPMYEMLLEADLVIADLSTYNVNAAFELGVRYGLRPRATLIVAEEQFRNPFDVSHIAIRRYRHLGEEVGYKEAKRFRTELQQAIEALLAGNATDSPVYTFLPELQPPQPAPRGVPRMADAREPVGSPPPPAGADPFASPPSPPPAPAVPLPGSPLPPPAAPEAVPPTAKALLEAARACINPPPGQPSDFATARMLLEQVRVQRPNDPFVLQQLAFATYKSRQPTTEAALQAARSILLELGPATTNDPETLGLWGAVHKRLWDAHRQPADLDEAINAYERGYFLRQDGYNGINLAFLFDVRALEALRRGDGAAHDEATADLVQARRIRGELLRRAADAGAMDAPRCRDEGATAARYWQLAILWEAAVGLGDEARATQLDAEARALPVAEWMQTTRLEQGALLRSLLTDIAARRP comes from the coding sequence ATGAAGGGCACCTGCTTCGTGATCCAGGGCTTCGGCAAGAAGACCGACTACACCGACGGCCGCATCCTCGACCTCGACGCCTCCTACGAAATCATCCGCGAGGCGGTGGAAGCGGCCGGGCTCGACTGCGTCCGCGCCGACGAGATCGTGCACAGCGGCACCATAGACAAACCGATGTACGAAATGCTGCTGGAGGCCGACCTCGTCATCGCCGATCTCTCCACCTACAACGTCAATGCCGCCTTCGAGCTCGGCGTGCGCTACGGCCTGCGTCCGCGCGCCACGCTGATCGTCGCCGAGGAGCAGTTCCGCAATCCCTTCGACGTCAGCCACATCGCCATCCGCCGCTATCGCCATCTGGGTGAAGAGGTCGGCTACAAGGAAGCCAAGCGCTTCCGCACCGAACTGCAGCAGGCGATCGAAGCACTGCTCGCCGGCAACGCCACCGACAGCCCGGTCTACACCTTCCTGCCCGAACTGCAGCCGCCGCAACCCGCCCCGCGGGGGGTGCCGCGCATGGCGGACGCGCGGGAGCCGGTCGGCAGCCCACCGCCGCCAGCCGGGGCCGATCCCTTCGCCTCACCGCCATCGCCGCCGCCAGCTCCGGCTGTACCGCTGCCGGGCTCGCCGCTTCCGCCTCCCGCCGCGCCGGAAGCCGTGCCGCCCACCGCCAAGGCCCTGCTCGAGGCGGCGCGCGCCTGCATCAATCCGCCGCCGGGCCAGCCGAGCGACTTCGCCACCGCGCGCATGCTGCTCGAACAAGTGCGGGTGCAGCGCCCCAACGATCCCTTCGTGCTGCAGCAGCTCGCCTTCGCCACCTACAAATCGCGCCAACCGACGACCGAAGCCGCATTGCAGGCGGCGCGCAGCATCCTGCTGGAACTCGGTCCGGCCACCACCAACGATCCGGAAACCCTCGGCCTGTGGGGCGCGGTTCACAAGCGGCTGTGGGACGCGCACCGCCAGCCGGCCGATCTGGACGAGGCGATCAACGCCTACGAGCGCGGCTACTTCCTGCGCCAGGACGGCTACAACGGCATCAACCTCGCCTTCCTGTTCGACGTGCGGGCGCTCGAAGCGCTGCGCCGGGGCGATGGCGCCGCACACGACGAAGCCACCGCCGACCTGGTCCAGGCGCGGCGCATCCGCGGGGAACTGCTGCGCCGCGCCGCCGATGCGGGCGCCATGGATGCGCCGCGATGTCGCGACGAGGGCGCGACCGCGGCGCGCTACTGGCAGCTCGCCATCCTGTGGGAGGCGGCGGTCGGCCTCGGTGACGAAGCCCGGGCGACCCAGCTCGACGCCGAGGCGCGCGCGCTGCCCGTGGCGGAATGGATGCAGACCACCCGGCTGGAGCAAGGCGCCCTGCTGCGCAGCCTGCTGACCGACATCGCCGCACGCCGGCCCTGA
- the gshB gene encoding glutathione synthase, which yields MTQKLKLAFIVDPLDALKAYKDSSIAMMRAAAARGHQVWTIQREALAWRDGAVFAHAVPVTPLPSDEPWYAAGEAQRLPLTAFDAVLMRQDPPFDFEYVTATWLLEAAVAAGARVFNDPRAIRDHSEKLAITEFPQFTPTSLVARDPADIHAFIDELGDVILKPLDGMGGSQIFRVGAADPNRNVIVETLTHEGTRTIMAQRYLPAIVDGDKRVLIVGGEVVPYALARIPKAGETRGNLAAGGRGVAMAITAREREIAEYLAPILWQRGLLIVGLDVIGGHLTEINVTSPTCMVEIATQAGFDVAALVVTKLEEACAD from the coding sequence ATGACCCAGAAGCTCAAGCTCGCCTTCATCGTCGATCCGCTCGACGCGCTCAAGGCCTACAAGGATTCCAGCATCGCGATGATGCGCGCCGCCGCCGCTCGCGGCCACCAGGTGTGGACCATCCAGCGCGAGGCGCTGGCGTGGCGCGACGGCGCGGTGTTCGCGCATGCCGTGCCGGTGACGCCGCTGCCGTCGGACGAGCCGTGGTACGCAGCGGGCGAGGCGCAGCGGTTGCCGCTCACCGCCTTCGACGCGGTGCTGATGCGCCAGGATCCGCCCTTCGACTTCGAATACGTCACCGCCACCTGGCTGCTGGAGGCCGCGGTCGCGGCCGGCGCACGCGTGTTCAACGACCCGCGCGCGATCCGCGACCACTCCGAGAAGCTCGCCATCACCGAATTCCCCCAATTCACCCCGACCTCGCTGGTGGCGCGCGACCCGGCCGACATCCACGCCTTCATCGACGAGCTCGGCGACGTCATCCTCAAGCCGCTCGACGGCATGGGCGGCAGCCAGATCTTCCGTGTCGGCGCCGCTGACCCCAACCGCAACGTCATCGTCGAGACGCTCACCCACGAGGGTACGCGCACCATCATGGCGCAGCGCTATCTGCCGGCCATCGTCGACGGCGACAAGCGGGTACTGATCGTCGGCGGCGAGGTCGTGCCTTACGCGCTCGCCCGCATCCCCAAGGCCGGCGAGACGCGCGGCAATCTGGCGGCCGGCGGGCGCGGCGTGGCCATGGCCATCACCGCGCGCGAGCGCGAGATCGCCGAATACCTGGCGCCCATCCTGTGGCAGCGCGGCCTGCTCATCGTCGGCCTGGACGTGATCGGCGGCCATCTCACCGAGATCAACGTCACCAGCCCCACCTGCATGGTCGAGATTGCCACCCAGGCCGGCTTCGATGTTGCCGCGCTGGTGGTGACCAAGCTCGAAGAGGCCTGCGCCGACTGA
- a CDS encoding GTP cyclohydrolase II gives MASHIMLTSHARRKPGLAPGIDWGAATARERGPLIASLTQPAQRNAIGTHSGSYSVYRALAVAAGQLHRDHRPDLTNTAPAARIGPHPQWADPGKIVSLDPWGHRVAEEFAHLIAAGMDIRPSIAVTTAHINMPELQAAIVAGRLKADGEVLAANGDVRVTKAAIDPVWYLPGIAERFGIKETDLRRALFEQTAGMFPELVTRPDLKVFLPPIGGMTLYFFGDVDKLGQPETKVACRVHDECNGSDVFGSDICTCRPYLAHGIEVCIEMAQQGGVGLVVYNRKEGRALGEVTKFLVYNARKRQKGGDRAETYFERTECVAGVQDMRFQELMPDVFHWLGIRRIDRWASMSNMKHGALTAAGIEVVERVAIPDALIPADARVEIDAKVAAGYFSADAPPAEAELALAKGRGLHE, from the coding sequence ATGGCATCGCACATCATGCTTACCTCCCATGCCCGCCGCAAACCGGGCCTGGCGCCGGGAATAGACTGGGGAGCCGCCACCGCACGCGAACGCGGCCCGCTGATCGCCAGCCTCACCCAGCCGGCGCAGCGCAACGCCATCGGCACCCATTCCGGCTCCTATTCGGTGTACCGCGCGCTGGCGGTGGCCGCCGGGCAACTGCACCGCGATCATCGCCCCGACCTGACCAACACCGCGCCGGCCGCACGCATCGGCCCCCATCCGCAATGGGCCGACCCGGGCAAGATCGTGTCGCTCGATCCCTGGGGCCACCGGGTGGCGGAGGAGTTCGCCCACCTGATCGCCGCCGGCATGGACATCCGCCCGAGCATCGCGGTGACCACCGCCCATATCAACATGCCCGAACTGCAGGCCGCGATCGTCGCCGGCCGGCTGAAGGCCGACGGCGAGGTGCTGGCCGCCAACGGCGACGTGCGCGTGACCAAGGCGGCGATCGACCCGGTGTGGTACCTGCCGGGCATCGCCGAGCGCTTCGGCATCAAGGAAACCGACCTGCGCCGGGCGCTCTTCGAGCAGACTGCCGGGATGTTCCCCGAGCTGGTGACGCGGCCCGACCTCAAGGTCTTCCTGCCGCCCATCGGCGGCATGACGCTCTACTTCTTCGGCGACGTGGACAAGCTCGGCCAGCCGGAAACCAAGGTCGCCTGCCGGGTGCACGACGAATGCAACGGCTCCGACGTGTTCGGCTCCGACATCTGCACCTGCCGCCCCTACCTCGCCCACGGCATCGAGGTCTGCATCGAGATGGCGCAGCAGGGCGGCGTCGGCCTGGTGGTGTACAACCGCAAGGAAGGCCGTGCGCTCGGCGAGGTCACCAAGTTCCTGGTGTACAACGCGAGGAAGCGCCAGAAGGGCGGCGACCGCGCCGAAACCTACTTCGAGCGCACCGAATGCGTCGCCGGCGTGCAGGACATGCGCTTCCAGGAGCTGATGCCCGACGTCTTCCACTGGCTCGGCATACGCCGCATCGACCGCTGGGCGTCGATGAGCAACATGAAGCACGGCGCCCTCACCGCGGCCGGCATCGAGGTCGTGGAGCGGGTCGCGATCCCCGACGCGCTGATCCCGGCCGACGCCCGCGTCGAGATCGACGCCAAGGTCGCCGCCGGCTACTTCAGCGCCGACGCGCCGCCGGCCGAGGCCGAACTCGCGCTGGCCAAGGGCCGGGGGCTGCACGAATGA
- the gshA gene encoding glutamate--cysteine ligase, producing the protein MVPHLTTALTGPLLELEKQFLDRATEIEKWFRIQWQDHLPPFYGSTDLRNSGFKLAPVDLNLFPGGFNNLNDAFMPLCVQAAQAAIERICPDASKLLLIPENHTRNQFYLQNVAKLVSILKLTGLNVRIGSLLPDITEPTVLELDNGARLKLEPLRRSGGRIGLDGFDPCAVLLNNDLSAGVPAALQGLDEQWVIPPLHAGWHFRRKSRHAAAYDRVAREFAGAIGIDPWRINPEFGVCGQINFQERTGEECLAAQVDMLLTRIRAKYKEYGITDEPFVVVKADAGTYGMGVMTVKDPSEVVGLNRRQRNKMAVVKEGLEVHEVIIQEGVHTFETVDGAVAEPVVYMMDHYVVGGFYRVHTERGRDENLNAPGMLFKPLAFETCCTLPDSAQGPDAPPNRFYAYGVVARLALLAASVEIEETEPVETDDLAV; encoded by the coding sequence ATGGTCCCTCACCTCACCACCGCGCTGACCGGCCCGCTGCTGGAACTGGAAAAGCAGTTCCTCGACCGCGCCACCGAAATCGAGAAGTGGTTCCGCATCCAGTGGCAGGATCACCTGCCGCCCTTCTACGGTTCCACCGACCTGCGCAATTCCGGCTTCAAGCTGGCCCCGGTCGACCTCAACCTTTTCCCCGGCGGTTTCAACAACCTCAACGACGCCTTCATGCCGCTGTGCGTGCAGGCGGCGCAGGCGGCGATCGAGCGCATCTGTCCCGACGCCAGCAAGCTGCTGCTGATCCCCGAGAACCACACCCGCAACCAGTTCTACCTGCAGAACGTGGCCAAGCTGGTGAGCATCCTCAAACTCACCGGGCTCAACGTGCGCATCGGCAGCCTGTTGCCCGACATCACCGAGCCGACCGTGCTGGAGCTGGACAACGGCGCCCGCCTCAAGCTCGAACCGCTGCGCCGCAGCGGCGGCCGTATCGGCCTGGACGGCTTCGACCCCTGCGCGGTGCTGCTCAACAATGACCTCTCCGCCGGCGTGCCGGCTGCGCTGCAGGGCCTGGACGAGCAATGGGTGATCCCGCCGCTGCACGCCGGCTGGCACTTCCGCCGCAAGTCGCGCCATGCCGCAGCCTACGATCGTGTCGCGCGCGAGTTCGCCGGGGCCATCGGCATCGACCCGTGGCGGATCAACCCGGAATTCGGCGTCTGCGGCCAGATCAATTTCCAGGAGCGCACCGGCGAGGAATGCCTGGCGGCGCAGGTGGACATGCTGCTCACCCGCATCCGCGCCAAGTACAAGGAATACGGCATCACCGACGAGCCCTTCGTGGTGGTCAAGGCCGATGCCGGCACCTACGGCATGGGCGTGATGACGGTCAAGGATCCGTCCGAGGTGGTCGGGCTCAACCGCCGCCAGCGCAACAAGATGGCGGTGGTGAAGGAGGGCCTGGAGGTGCACGAGGTCATCATCCAGGAGGGCGTGCATACCTTCGAGACGGTGGATGGCGCTGTCGCCGAGCCGGTGGTCTATATGATGGACCACTACGTGGTGGGCGGCTTCTACCGCGTGCACACCGAGCGCGGCCGCGACGAAAACCTCAACGCACCGGGCATGCTGTTCAAGCCGCTGGCCTTCGAGACCTGCTGCACGCTGCCCGATTCCGCCCAGGGGCCGGATGCGCCGCCCAACCGCTTCTACGCCTACGGCGTCGTGGCGCGCCTGGCGCTGCTGGCGGCTTCGGTGGAGATCGAGGAAACCGAGCCGGTCGAAACCGACGATCTCGCGGTCTGA
- a CDS encoding YdgA family protein, whose translation MNTPVRIAVVAATVALAYPASAWYLGQRVETALNEQYAQLADLPYLRVVERNYDRGVFGATETVTVEFADPRPATAEGEQGAAAQPLRLTVLTRIKHGPLPGFSTLAAAVADSELVLDEAARKEIATVLGDRKPVELHTVYRFDGGGTGTLTSPAFATTLPANGDGSASRVSWDGVKLDLDFSAGLKQYSLQGNAPKLEIEDDSMRLVLAGLALEGKQQRVFDDDALLYAGTQKLSAAELSFQPKAGADEASMPVLLQQLAYDIEAPVNGEFLDIVARIGAAVVKVGDQDYGPAHYDLSLKHLHARTTAKLYRELMKVSGDPTLASTGDAAGAALSALSGPAMELLSHSPEISLDRISFNSPHGEARVAARIKLADIKPEDYSNAFALIGKVDASGEAALPLGLLTAWQGDGEVGARKAARFNQQLAGLTAQGYVTQEAGLVKSALVFRQGQLTINGKPFNPLALGELAGGGEHEHDHDMTEEDVEMLDEMEAE comes from the coding sequence ATGAATACTCCCGTCCGGATCGCCGTGGTCGCTGCCACGGTCGCCCTCGCCTACCCCGCGTCCGCCTGGTATCTCGGCCAGCGCGTCGAGACCGCGCTGAACGAGCAGTACGCCCAGCTTGCCGATCTGCCCTATCTGCGCGTGGTCGAGCGCAACTACGACCGCGGCGTGTTCGGCGCCACCGAAACGGTCACCGTCGAGTTCGCCGATCCGCGCCCTGCCACCGCCGAAGGCGAACAAGGCGCAGCGGCCCAACCCCTGCGGCTGACGGTACTCACCCGGATCAAGCACGGTCCGCTGCCCGGCTTTTCCACCCTGGCCGCGGCAGTGGCCGACAGTGAACTGGTGCTGGACGAGGCCGCGCGCAAGGAGATCGCCACCGTGCTGGGCGACCGCAAGCCGGTCGAGCTGCACACGGTGTATCGCTTCGACGGCGGCGGCACCGGCACGCTCACCAGCCCGGCCTTCGCCACGACCCTGCCTGCCAACGGCGACGGTTCGGCCAGCCGCGTGAGCTGGGACGGCGTCAAGCTCGACCTCGACTTCAGCGCCGGCCTGAAGCAGTACAGCCTGCAGGGCAACGCGCCCAAGCTCGAAATCGAGGACGACAGCATGCGCCTGGTGCTCGCCGGCCTGGCGCTGGAAGGCAAGCAGCAGCGGGTGTTCGACGACGACGCCCTGCTCTACGCCGGCACCCAGAAGCTGTCCGCCGCCGAGCTGAGCTTCCAGCCCAAGGCCGGCGCCGACGAAGCGTCGATGCCGGTGCTGCTGCAGCAGCTGGCCTACGACATCGAGGCCCCGGTGAACGGCGAATTCCTCGACATCGTCGCCCGCATCGGCGCGGCGGTGGTCAAGGTCGGCGACCAGGACTACGGCCCGGCCCACTACGACCTCTCGCTCAAGCACCTGCACGCCCGCACCACCGCCAAGCTCTACCGCGAACTGATGAAGGTCTCGGGCGACCCCACCCTGGCCTCCACCGGCGACGCTGCCGGTGCGGCGCTGAGCGCGCTGAGCGGGCCGGCAATGGAGCTGCTGTCGCACTCGCCGGAGATCAGCCTCGACCGCATCAGCTTCAACAGCCCGCACGGCGAAGCCCGCGTCGCCGCGCGCATCAAGCTGGCCGACATCAAGCCGGAGGACTACTCCAACGCCTTCGCCCTGATCGGCAAGGTCGACGCCAGCGGCGAAGCCGCGCTGCCGCTCGGCCTGCTCACCGCCTGGCAGGGCGACGGAGAGGTCGGGGCACGCAAGGCCGCGCGCTTCAACCAGCAGCTCGCCGGCCTCACCGCGCAGGGCTATGTCACCCAGGAAGCTGGCCTGGTGAAGTCCGCGCTGGTGTTCCGCCAGGGCCAGCTCACCATCAACGGCAAGCCCTTCAACCCGCTGGCGCTCGGCGAACTCGCCGGCGGCGGCGAGCATGAGCACGATCACGACATGACCGAAGAAGACGTGGAAATGCTGGACGAAATGGAAGCCGAATAA
- a CDS encoding patatin-like phospholipase family protein — MNQPLIDRIQQPGPKKILACDGGGILGLISVEILARLEAALRKRLDKPDLVLADWFDFVCGTSTGAVIATCIASGMEMDRIRSFYIDSGAQMFDKASLFKRLRYSYEDEPLAAKLRTEFDRALGHTPAAAEAHATLGAARLQTLLMLVMRNHSTDSPWPISNNPFARYNQPARKDCNLRLPLWQLVRASTAAPTFFPPEVVTFAEGTPDEYRFVFVDGGVTTYNNPAFLAFQMATTRPYAINWETGADKLMIVSVGTGSAAKARPSLGADDEWLLDHAKNIPSALMNAASAGWDMACRSLGECRHGAAIDREFGDMVMTPGSAPNWTGTKLFGYVRYDPDVSRAGLDALGLADVAAEHVQQLDSIAHIDDIQRVGRTYAEAHVSIDHLRGFA; from the coding sequence ATGAACCAGCCCCTGATAGACCGCATCCAGCAGCCCGGCCCCAAGAAGATCCTCGCCTGCGACGGCGGCGGCATCCTTGGCCTGATCAGCGTGGAAATCCTCGCCCGGCTGGAAGCGGCGCTGCGCAAGCGGCTGGACAAGCCCGACCTGGTGCTGGCCGACTGGTTCGACTTCGTCTGCGGCACCAGCACCGGCGCGGTGATCGCCACCTGCATCGCCAGCGGCATGGAAATGGACCGCATCCGCAGCTTCTACATCGACAGCGGCGCCCAGATGTTCGACAAGGCCTCGCTCTTCAAGCGCCTGCGCTACAGCTACGAGGACGAGCCGCTCGCCGCCAAGCTGCGCACCGAGTTCGACCGCGCGCTCGGGCACACGCCGGCAGCCGCCGAAGCCCATGCCACGCTCGGCGCGGCCCGCCTGCAAACCCTGCTGATGCTGGTGATGCGCAACCACAGTACCGATTCGCCGTGGCCGATCTCCAACAATCCCTTCGCCCGCTACAACCAACCCGCCCGCAAGGACTGCAACCTGCGCCTGCCGCTGTGGCAGCTGGTGCGCGCCAGCACCGCCGCGCCCACCTTCTTCCCGCCCGAGGTGGTGACCTTCGCCGAGGGCACGCCGGACGAATACCGCTTCGTCTTCGTCGACGGCGGCGTCACCACCTACAACAACCCGGCCTTCCTCGCCTTCCAGATGGCGACTACCCGGCCCTACGCGATCAACTGGGAAACCGGAGCGGACAAGCTGATGATCGTCTCGGTCGGCACCGGCAGCGCCGCCAAGGCCCGCCCCAGCCTCGGCGCCGACGACGAATGGCTGCTCGACCATGCGAAGAACATCCCGTCGGCCTTGATGAACGCCGCCTCCGCGGGCTGGGACATGGCCTGCCGCAGCCTGGGCGAATGCCGCCACGGCGCCGCCATCGACCGCGAGTTCGGCGACATGGTGATGACGCCGGGCAGCGCGCCCAACTGGACCGGCACCAAGCTGTTCGGTTACGTCCGCTACGACCCCGACGTCAGCCGCGCCGGCCTGGACGCGCTCGGCCTGGCCGACGTTGCCGCGGAGCACGTGCAGCAGCTGGATTCCATCGCCCACATCGACGACATCCAGCGTGTCGGCCGCACCTATGCCGAAGCGCATGTGAGCATCGACCACCTGCGGGGCTTCGCCTGA
- a CDS encoding class I SAM-dependent methyltransferase — protein MSVPFASAPALPDANPQFALGLRDVVSLGQVFTPPAVVQAMLALRRRNGRVLEPSCGDGAFNRHLPGAVAIELDADHCPAGALNLDFFAYPDSERFDTVIGNPPYVRFQDIPAATRKLLGGGQAACLDGRSNLYLFFVEKCIRHLVPGGELIFITPRDFLKATSAVKLNRLLYEAGSITDAIELGDARVFDGAVPNCLIWRFEKGRSERHMRYAELGAADDAAAVLAAPRWETRHFLECGGHLMFVRGDYPLRLADVAFVKVGAVSGADDLYAEPALGGRDFVCSATVRSGCTRRMLWVEPGDPPPPPLLAHKTRLIGRKVARFDETNWWHWGRMHFRSPAPRVYVNGKTRAPQPFFIHPCTDYDGSVLAVFPRRADVDLDAFRAALNAVDWADLGFVCDGRFLFTQRSLEQAPLPTEFSRFLPAEP, from the coding sequence ATGTCCGTTCCCTTTGCGTCCGCGCCGGCGCTGCCCGACGCCAATCCCCAGTTCGCGCTGGGATTGCGCGATGTCGTGTCGCTCGGCCAGGTGTTCACGCCGCCGGCGGTGGTCCAGGCGATGCTCGCACTGCGGCGCAGGAACGGGCGCGTGCTGGAGCCGTCCTGCGGCGACGGCGCCTTCAACCGTCATCTGCCCGGCGCGGTGGCGATCGAGCTCGATGCCGATCATTGCCCTGCGGGTGCGCTCAATCTCGATTTCTTCGCCTATCCGGACAGCGAACGCTTCGACACCGTGATTGGCAATCCGCCTTATGTCCGCTTCCAGGACATTCCGGCGGCGACCCGCAAGCTGCTCGGCGGCGGCCAGGCGGCCTGTCTCGACGGGCGCTCCAACCTCTACCTGTTCTTCGTCGAGAAGTGCATCCGGCACCTGGTGCCGGGCGGCGAGCTGATCTTCATCACGCCGCGCGACTTCCTCAAGGCGACCTCGGCGGTGAAGCTCAACCGCCTGCTCTACGAAGCCGGTTCGATCACCGATGCGATCGAGCTCGGCGATGCCCGCGTGTTCGACGGCGCGGTACCCAACTGCCTGATATGGCGTTTCGAGAAGGGCCGCAGCGAGCGGCACATGCGTTACGCCGAACTGGGTGCCGCGGACGATGCCGCGGCGGTGCTGGCGGCGCCGCGCTGGGAGACGCGCCACTTCCTCGAATGCGGCGGCCACCTGATGTTCGTGCGCGGCGACTATCCGCTGCGTCTGGCGGATGTGGCCTTCGTCAAGGTCGGCGCGGTGTCCGGCGCCGACGACCTCTACGCGGAGCCGGCGCTGGGCGGGCGCGATTTCGTCTGCTCCGCCACCGTGCGCAGCGGATGCACCCGGCGCATGCTGTGGGTCGAGCCGGGCGATCCGCCGCCACCGCCCTTGCTCGCCCACAAGACACGCCTGATCGGGCGCAAGGTGGCGCGTTTCGATGAGACCAACTGGTGGCACTGGGGGCGGATGCACTTCCGCAGCCCGGCGCCGCGGGTCTATGTAAACGGCAAGACGCGCGCCCCGCAGCCCTTCTTCATCCATCCGTGCACGGATTACGACGGGTCGGTGCTGGCGGTCTTTCCGCGTCGCGCGGACGTCGATCTGGACGCCTTCCGCGCAGCGCTCAACGCGGTGGACTGGGCCGATCTCGGCTTCGTCTGCGACGGCCGTTTCCTGTTCACCCAGCGCAGTCTGGAGCAGGCGCCGCTGCCGACGGAATTTTCCCGCTTCCTGCCTGCCGAACCCTGA